One genomic region from Reichenbachiella ulvae encodes:
- a CDS encoding TrkH family potassium uptake protein has protein sequence MRFNYKVILNILGLLILLNGAFMMTCVPFSLYFGGKDLNALLISGASAMIIGYMIFALTQKNRSKDLKKKDGYLIVTLGWLSMSLFGTLPYILSGSIPDFTDAFFETISGFTTTGATILTDIEGLDKGILFWRSLTQWIGGMGIIVLAVAILPLLGIGGMQLFVAEAPGISPDKLKPRITETAKRLWFIYVALTLVEMILLWAGGMTFYDAINHALTTMATGGFSTKNASIAYYQSPFIQYVIIFFMFLAGTNFTVTYFALHGQFKTVLKNEEFRFYLIITFLVMTLISIGVYQTQGQGLELSIRQALFQVVSVITTTGYVTADYTQWPYEVVLLLFVLMFVGASAGSTAGGVKIVRHLILVKNSILELKRQLHPSAILPVRFNGKAVHKDITFNILAFIMIYISIFAFGSILVSFIGVDFMTSISAVATCLGNIGPGLGNVGPVDHFGEIPVLAKWVLSILMLLGRLELFTVLILFTPYFWKKV, from the coding sequence ATGAGATTCAATTACAAAGTCATTTTAAACATTTTGGGTCTCCTGATTCTATTGAATGGAGCCTTTATGATGACTTGCGTTCCTTTCAGCCTTTATTTTGGAGGCAAAGATTTGAATGCCTTGCTGATATCAGGCGCTTCGGCCATGATCATTGGTTACATGATATTTGCCCTTACCCAAAAGAATCGTTCTAAGGATCTGAAAAAAAAGGATGGGTATCTCATCGTAACGCTCGGTTGGTTGTCCATGTCTTTATTTGGGACCTTGCCTTATATTCTTAGTGGTTCGATTCCCGATTTTACGGACGCTTTTTTTGAGACCATATCAGGTTTTACTACTACGGGCGCGACCATATTGACAGATATTGAGGGCCTTGATAAAGGAATTCTTTTTTGGAGGAGTCTGACGCAGTGGATCGGGGGTATGGGAATCATTGTGCTGGCGGTGGCGATCTTGCCACTGTTGGGTATTGGAGGTATGCAGCTGTTCGTGGCAGAGGCTCCAGGTATCTCACCAGACAAACTGAAACCGAGAATTACCGAAACGGCCAAACGGCTCTGGTTCATCTATGTGGCTTTGACCCTAGTGGAGATGATATTGTTGTGGGCAGGTGGTATGACCTTTTATGATGCCATCAACCATGCTTTGACTACAATGGCAACTGGGGGATTTTCTACTAAGAATGCCAGTATTGCCTATTACCAATCGCCTTTCATTCAGTATGTGATCATTTTCTTTATGTTTTTGGCAGGCACCAATTTTACAGTGACCTATTTTGCTTTGCATGGTCAGTTCAAGACCGTCCTCAAAAATGAAGAATTCAGATTCTATCTAATCATTACGTTTTTGGTAATGACCTTGATAAGCATTGGTGTTTATCAAACACAAGGTCAGGGACTAGAGCTTTCTATTCGTCAGGCTTTGTTTCAGGTAGTCTCCGTCATCACCACTACCGGATATGTCACGGCAGATTATACCCAGTGGCCTTATGAAGTAGTCTTACTTTTGTTTGTATTGATGTTCGTGGGAGCTAGCGCAGGTAGTACTGCAGGAGGTGTTAAAATCGTACGTCATCTTATACTGGTGAAAAACAGTATACTAGAGCTCAAAAGACAATTGCACCCTTCAGCGATTTTGCCAGTAAGGTTCAATGGAAAGGCGGTACATAAGGACATCACTTTTAACATCCTGGCCTTTATCATGATCTATATATCCATTTTCGCATTCGGGTCGATTTTGGTATCATTCATTGGAGTAGATTTTATGACCTCCATCAGTGCAGTGGCCACCTGTCTGGGTAACATTGGTCCTGGTTTAGGAAATGTTGGACCGGTAGATCATTTTGGAGAAATCCCCGTATTAGCCAAGTGGGTTTTGTCTATCCTTATGCTTTTGGGTAGGCTAGAGCTATTTACAGTACTGATTTTATTCACCCCATATTTTTGGAAAAAAGTTTAA